One window of the Pyrus communis chromosome 17, drPyrComm1.1, whole genome shotgun sequence genome contains the following:
- the LOC137723048 gene encoding probable lipid phosphate phosphatase beta, translated as MDPSPAPPAKHTTTTAPPPPILGSLVALDTTVSRHLHILAKPFLPHSLLLLLELSADFRFFFPLSLSLLLAPTLTPTPIPIPSPSPTQILRPLLFPLILGLLLDLAVVGLIKLLFRRSRPLYNKNMSVAVSVDHFSFPSGHASRVCFVASLLHVSAVALADALANLRSSSPFVDRWIGTDQVNAVSILVSVAWAWAAGTSVSRVLLGRHFVTDVFAGACLGVLEALVSFHFLRF; from the coding sequence ATGGATCCATCACCAGCACCCCCAGCGAAACACACCACCACCACAGCGCCACCGCCACCAATCCTCGGCAGCTTAGTAGCTCTAGATACGACCGTCTCCCGACATCTCCACATCCTAGCCAAACCCTTCCTCCCCCattccctcctcctcctcctcgaaCTCTCCGCCGACTTCCGcttcttcttccctctctccctctccctccttcTTGCCCCAACCCTAACCCCAACCCCTATCCCGATCCCATCCCCAAGCCCAACCCAGATCCTCCGTCCACTCCTCTTCCCACTCATCCTCGGCCTCCTCCTTGACCTCGCCGTCGTCGGCCTAATCAAACTCCTCTTCCGCCGCTCCCGCCCTCTCTACAACAAGAACATGAGCGTCGCAGTTTCAGTGGACCATTTCTCCTTCCCCAGTGGGCACGCCTCTCGGGTTTGCTTCGTTGCTTCCCTCTTACACGTCTCCGCCGTCGCCCTCGCCGATGCCCTCGCCAACCTACGGTCATCGTCTCCCTTCGTTGATCGTTGGATCGGCACGGACCAGGTCAATGCCGTGAGTATTTTGGTCTCGGTTGCTTGGGCCTGGGCCGCCGGCACCTCCGTCTCTAGGGTTTTGCTGGGCAGGCATTTCGTCACCGACGTTTTCGCCGGGGCATGTTTGGGAGTGCTTGAGGCTCTCGTTTCATTTCACTTCCTGAGGTTCTAA